DNA sequence from the Procambarus clarkii isolate CNS0578487 chromosome 9, FALCON_Pclarkii_2.0, whole genome shotgun sequence genome:
TATAAATGGTTTGTGGAATGGAGTGAATAAATATGTTGCATACAGAGGCACGTAACTGGTCTCGTGAAACTACTGTTGTTCCCTGGCCGACTGCTGGAGCGGTGTTGCTTATCTTGTACAGTCTCCGTAATATAATGAATGGATGAATGAAACAAATATGGCACGTAACTACTTAAAGTTCAGTTGAGTATAATAAATTTCAGATGTAGGAactgtgttgggtagtggttcTCGTGCAGTAGAGAACAGTATCAAAGGCAAAAAGTGCCTGGAGGCGTGTGTGATGTTGGTATAGCTTCTCTATTACCCCGCGGAGCTTGAATGTCTTTAGAATTTATCATAACACATTATTGTAAACACCTTAATAGAATTATTCACGGCTAATTTCGTTATTACTCTCAAGCTTGGAGCGATATTTTCTAGTGCCGAGCACAATGCTCGCTGCGTATAGCATTATACTCCTTCATTTTCTCCCAATATTTTTGTCTTGAAAATGCATCTTGTTCTTAATGTAGATGTGAGTTGTTAATGATTCATTCGTATATTTTCGTGCGTAGAATCTTCTGGTAATCGGTCCACTATGATGCTGGCTCTATCTTCACCCAGTGATGTAAGCTACACCGTGGTGTAAGTGTTCCTCTTTAGAATTCACTCTGCATAACGCCTCTGCTTGAGAGGTTTTAGCTTGATCAACGTAGCTCTGTTCACAAGCATTCTGCATCGGCCATGGAGACGGCTGACATTGCCACACCGGGGGATTTCttgaattaataattgtaatgcACAACTCTTCGTGCCAAGTTGTTGTTGCAATGAATCTACACAATACTGCgtggcgttaattttaacttttttttaactAGTATTGTTGGCTGGGCGCATGACAATACAGGCAAAGCAAAGTATTTATGCCCCACCATTAAGTCATTACCCTAATCCCACACGTGGCACACATCAGGAAGAGACGAGAGCAGTGCTGGTTAATCTGGTAGTCAAAACCACGTTCCCTCTTGCACAGTATCGCATAATAAACAGCAATAATAACTAGTTTAATGTGCTTTTTAAAAGTTTTTGGTCCATAGCCAAACTCCGTACAACTTGTGGTTGACTGTTCACTAGTCCACTTCATCCATCTCCTTGCGAGCCATAGTCTGAAGATTATTTTCCTGCTTCCTTGTTTACTTTTGCTTTTGTTACACACGCTGTTCTATATGGGTCATAAATGTCACTGTTGCTCTTCCAAACTTTGAGTTTCACTGTCCCAATCACTTTGTCTCGCCActcgatccccccccccccagcttagaTTGCATTACTGTGTTTGTATAAGTGGCTCTGAAGTGCTCGACGTTTCATAATTTTGCTTGACAAGCGTTACCTTCCTAAAGTCTTCATTCTCTTCATAACCAGGGCTGTTCAAagacctccacccgccacacctgCAAAGTTTCATGTTGGCTTTAGTTTATACTAATTTTCTCCAGCACTTCCGGCCTTGACACGTTTAGTATTAAGCAATTAATGATAATTACTTCACCAGTTGGCGTTGATTTTTATATTCACTCCTGAAGTAATGCCACCATCCTTCATTTAGTATATTTTTCCCATCGTTTCGTGATACTTTTTCTTGGCTCACCATTAACTTTTACCTAGCTGCTCAGTCATGCGTTTGAACCCTGCTTGGTGTACTGTGCATATACGCTTTCCTAAGACTTGGTCCTGTTCAAACACTGCTGACACTACAACGCTTCCAGCACACACGGGTCAAGTCTGGCGTGTCCACAACGACACTAACACAGCCCTTACAACACCCATTTACCAACACATTACAGAGTTTTCCATCAATAGGAAAAACCAACTGTGAGGGCGAAGATGCCCATGTCCGTGGCTGGGGATGTTGATGCCCTGAGGAAGGCGATGAAGGGCGTGGGGACGGATGAAGCGACAATTATCAACATCCTTACCTCCTGCACCAACGACCAGAGGAAAGTCCTGCAACAAGCCTACAACAGAGCCTACGAGAAGGTGAGGCCTCGGTGCTCCTCTGAGCTCCTGCAAACTCTTCTCTTCATGGTTGTGCTTTCTCTTCAATCTCCCTCGACCCGTTCATTTGTAAACGGTGACTCAAAATTACATTAGATGTCCAATGAAACAAAAAAGGGGCTAGTTTAAAGACTTGTAAATATATTGATAGTGGCTATTGTAATGTTATAATATTCTTTTGGGAACATTAAAACTTCACTGAATTAAGATTGTCTTTGCCTTCCTCTTCAAAATTCCTTGTCACCTCAAAGTAGTCGGCAAGGCTtgaaaccccccccctccccacaggaTCTGACGAAAGACTTGAAGAAGGAGCTGAGTGGAGACTTCGAAGATGTGATCGTAGCCCTGATGACGCCCGAAGCAGACTACCTGGCTCAGGAACTGCACGACGCCTGCAAGCACAAGAACGGGAGGGTCATGGTAGAGATCCTCTTTACTGCCGACAACTTCCTCATTAAGTACGTGGTGATTGTGGCAGGCGGATAGGCGCCAGATCTGTTTAGTACTTCGCACATCTCTTGTCTTGTATCTTGTCTGCACTCTAAGGTAGACTACGTGATCATTCACAAATGTTCGTGTTTGTACAAGAGTCTGGCTGTGACGTGGCTGCTGTATCATTCTTATGGTTTATCTATTTTGTACATAATATTATGTTTGATTCCCCGTATCTCTTTAGTCTTTATTTTGTCTTTTACACCCTGACGCGTctctccaccaccccctcctcttcccccccccctccctgcctctcacggGCCGCCACCCCCCTTCTGCTTCCCCTGCCTCACGCAGCCCTCTTTCCCCTGCCTCACTCGCTCACCTAGACACATTCCAGGTCAATAAAGTCGGCGTACGAGCGTCTCTTCAGCACCAGCCTGGAAGAGTCCCTGACGAAGGCCACCTCGGAGACCTTCCAGGCCCTGATGCAGcgggtggtggaagcaaagaggaGCGACACGGTCAACGAGGACTTCGGCCGCGTCATCGCCAATGAACTCTACAACGACGGTGAGTGTGGACAGCTGCACACTTAATCCTCCTCCTAAAACCCATAGTGCAACAGCCAGTGTGGGTTGAATGTGTAATTATTGCACCCACGAAGTTTGTAGTGTACTACTGGTGTAAAGAGGCATAACGAACTGCAACAACCCGGtcattaaactaacctaacctgcagacgaagagtcacaacgtgactgaagatatgattatcaagttgattgtcaagacaatcaacttgatagtggtccaggacggacagaaacgtagtctccatcttctggtgtggtttggtcatcataaacTAATCTAAACTAGACCTAAATAAGTAAACGGGTTTAATATAAGtaatcttaggcttcatttagttcaTATATGAACTAGATTAGACTTAGGAAAGTAGATTTTTTATTTCTGCCTTCAATTCTTGGGGCTTCTACTAAAGCTGTAGCAAAATACGGACTGACTAAGTTGCAGATACAAAGTTCATATTTTGTACGTTACTGGTGCTATGAGTACCGTCATTTCTAGAAGATAAATTTGCCACTTGATATTCTCCCTTCATACTCTTTAATTTACTGCCTCGTTAGTTTAATATTTAACTTTTTCATACGTTTCTGTATCTTTAGTGTGGATTAtgcattaatattataatatataaagaCTTAAATAATAGCAGGTGTTATGTTGTCGCTACACCTGGCGatgcagacgaagagtcacaatgTCGCTGAAATattaccaaaccacacactagaaagtgaagacaacgtttcggtccgtccaggaccattctaaAGTAGACTGTAGATTACTCACTGGTGGTGTTATCTTATTGGTCCATTAGTGAGGTGCGTGTGCCTGTCCTTCCTGTCTCGCGTCTCATGACAACTGTTATCGGCCGCCGCTCTATCTCTACAATGTACCAGTGTTTGATACTGgtgtttgatatcgttcgccttgtgcgtttttgttctcgtattggcatccttggtgatatttagcgccctctgattatctcgcactttgatggtgctacatggccttcccggtttggtgccttctattgataattacttatttgatACTGGTGTGTGTGATGCATGGCGTGGAGGGACGATGCTCTAATAGCTGTAGTATGGAACGACTAGTAGTCAAACCATTCTTCAATATAGCAGTATAAATTATTTGGACAACTTGGCTGGTATGAATGCTGTGAATGAAGAGTGCTATGATTCTGACAAAcgcgtcttggggggggggggggggatggtgtctgTGTATGGTGTCTGTGTATGGTGTCTGGGTACGGTGTCTGGGTACGGTAACTTTCTCGTATTAATTTCCGAAGACGGGAAGTGTTAATGTATTTCATTTGTAACCTGTGGCCGTCTTTCTTCAGGAAAAGGTCTAGTTGAGAAAAAGTTGCTCAAGGCCCTCTGCTTGTACTCCTACAAAGAATTTCGCAGCATCTTCGTAGAGTATTACAAGCTGGCGGGTCGAACTCTGGGAGACACCTTCGACTGCGAGTACAAGGGCAGCACCAAGACTAACATGAGAGCTGTGTGTAAGTATCCCATGACACTGTGTTGGCCAGTTTAGGTCTATCGTTAGCGGGAGGGTTAAAGccgccggccccccccccccctgagcttGCTGACCAGCTTATAGTATACTTTAAGCATAAACTTTGCTCAGTGCTAAGTAAACTGTGCATACATGTGGGGTATGTACCTCTCGGTGGCTGAGAGGCCCAGGCGGTGCTGCCCTGGGTGTAATGGCACCTCCCTGAAGGTATTACAGGGAAACTTTGGGAGAGTTAGAGAGGCGATCAttgaaatatttaattatttgtacgttAATGTTGGAAAACCTTAACACATGAGATATAGATTGTCTGTTTTATTGTAGATTGTTAAATGTGATAGTCTTGGTTATCA
Encoded proteins:
- the LOC123766234 gene encoding annexin B9 isoform X2, coding for MSLSDNQIYAEIIYDDVMANRYIVVPPLVYDDVRYDAVASQSQHRRQVEIRAWEKFLVSLQVSLGEDASCDQLETLAAVGEMAEEKPTVRAKMPMSVAGDVDALRKAMKGVGTDEATIINILTSCTNDQRKVLQQAYNRAYEKDLTKDLKKELSGDFEDVIVALMTPEADYLAQELHDACKHKNGRVMVEILFTADNFLIKSIKSAYERLFSTSLEESLTKATSETFQALMQRVVEAKRSDTVNEDFGRVIANELYNDVDCLENRYVFFAESLHKAMAGQGTKDQDLIRLVVSRCEVDLGNIKTEYHNLYDKLLENDIKADTSGDYRKVLLALVGE
- the LOC123766234 gene encoding annexin B9 isoform X1, giving the protein MSLSDNQIYAEIIYDDVMANRYIVVPPLVYDDVRYDAVASQSQHRRQVEIRAWEKFLVSLQVSLGEDASCDQLETLAAVGEMAEEKPTVRAKMPMSVAGDVDALRKAMKGVGTDEATIINILTSCTNDQRKVLQQAYNRAYEKDLTKDLKKELSGDFEDVIVALMTPEADYLAQELHDACKHKNGRVMVEILFTADNFLIKSIKSAYERLFSTSLEESLTKATSETFQALMQRVVEAKRSDTVNEDFGRVIANELYNDGKGLVEKKLLKALCLYSYKEFRSIFVEYYKLAGRTLGDTFDCEYKGSTKTNMRAVFDCLENRYVFFAESLHKAMAGQGTKDQDLIRLVVSRCEVDLGNIKTEYHNLYDKLLENDIKADTSGDYRKVLLALVGE